One window of Gloeothece citriformis PCC 7424 genomic DNA carries:
- a CDS encoding DUF790 family protein: MLPSDLLIYRQNAETIVPKHLAVNESSFGLVIEQINCFQESVGNTQGELDKKLQELEGDSPDYRIKRGMAHLLKNSFSTFEIISPIEPQKLRQRVFSQSCTTVPIPKNRNQTLEGLASHLSKELNREVLPSEIERGLYADLLENRILTQFEAPTPEELIHRYNLSQVQGIFYRASHLIINAHRNDPGEYKLLFRYLKLFQLMAYIEGDADTGFTITIDGPTSLFKPSTRYGLAIAKMIPALLHVSKWNLQAKLHYKDPYTGGEKTKRFTLEDNCGLVTHYPKGKTYDSMLEESFAKRWHKLNTVWRLEREVDLVPLPGSVMIPDFRLVHPDGRDFLLEIVGYWRPEYLQKKFYQVRSADADNLILAVSERLNLEKAGVKFKDIPARVIWFKDKLSPQAVLNILD; the protein is encoded by the coding sequence ATGCTTCCCTCAGATTTATTAATTTATCGACAAAACGCAGAAACCATAGTTCCTAAACATTTAGCCGTAAACGAGAGTTCTTTTGGTCTAGTGATAGAGCAAATTAACTGCTTTCAGGAATCAGTAGGAAATACTCAAGGGGAACTCGATAAAAAACTTCAGGAATTAGAAGGAGATAGCCCAGATTATCGAATTAAAAGAGGAATGGCTCATCTATTAAAAAATAGTTTTTCTACCTTTGAAATTATCAGTCCAATAGAGCCTCAAAAGTTACGTCAACGGGTATTTTCCCAAAGTTGTACTACTGTGCCTATTCCTAAAAATAGAAATCAGACTTTAGAAGGATTAGCAAGTCATTTAAGTAAGGAACTTAATCGGGAAGTTTTACCCTCAGAAATTGAAAGAGGACTCTATGCAGATTTATTAGAAAATCGTATTTTAACTCAATTTGAAGCCCCGACTCCAGAAGAGTTAATTCATCGCTATAATCTCTCTCAAGTGCAAGGGATTTTTTACCGGGCGAGTCATCTTATTATTAATGCTCATCGCAATGATCCGGGGGAATATAAATTACTATTTCGCTATCTAAAATTATTTCAATTAATGGCTTATATTGAAGGGGATGCAGACACAGGATTTACGATTACCATAGATGGCCCAACCAGTTTATTTAAACCGAGTACCCGGTATGGGTTAGCGATAGCCAAAATGATTCCGGCTTTATTGCACGTGAGTAAATGGAATCTTCAGGCTAAATTACACTATAAAGACCCTTATACAGGGGGAGAAAAAACTAAACGTTTTACTCTAGAGGATAATTGCGGGTTAGTGACTCATTATCCCAAAGGAAAGACTTATGACAGTATGTTAGAAGAATCTTTTGCTAAACGATGGCATAAATTAAATACAGTTTGGCGGTTAGAAAGAGAGGTTGATTTAGTTCCTTTACCAGGGAGTGTGATGATTCCTGATTTTCGTTTAGTTCATCCTGACGGACGCGATTTTTTGTTAGAAATTGTGGGGTATTGGCGACCTGAATATTTACAAAAGAAATTCTATCAAGTCCGTAGTGCTGATGCAGATAATTTAATTTTAGCGGTTTCGGAACGATTAAATTTAGAGAAAGCAGGGGTTAAATTTAAGGATATACCGGCGCGAGTGATTTGGTTTAAGGATAAGTTATCTCCTCAAGCAGTATTAAATATTTTGGATTAA